The Platichthys flesus chromosome 10, fPlaFle2.1, whole genome shotgun sequence genome includes a window with the following:
- the angel1 gene encoding protein angel homolog 1, whose amino-acid sequence MRQHQRTIMIGSLLFYALYPLSRYLTARGRSEALKKVLPPAVVNGTAVWDGGSVTPRRFTQSQTTLLDQWLSPSSATKGETKERMKEQSSEKKNDAEIQPEKEQPVAVLREETEAVKKSESQQDKMKVPKPEENHEELFRKPNTDDATISPAEEISPVQGLGEKLKCLQTDDGTEESACPVQEQIQIYTIKESVIPSAHIMQETTCPAQSLPSMDESTANQMTECWDEYCMAPTAEEMRAATCSSNLIFASPLFNAQTHLKFSERHNEPTGWHFPVGPGLAEVVECPLWQFPAGSYYPPIETTVPFEVMWRVWQEMDESEPAAEPTLIPFPSTKASVDFTVMSYNILAQDLLEAHEELYVHCPLEVLDWNYRCNLVLEEIMKWAPDILCLQEVQENHYHEQLHPSLCEMGYTCVYKRRTGTKTDGCAICYRSSCFSEVSVTYLEFYRPDTEVLNRHNVGIVLLLRLLVTQGSETKAKGPLHCVANTHLLFNPKRGDLKLAQLAIMLAEIDRVVKSCKAKGEQCNVVLCGDFNSVPQMPLYQLITTGELYYQGLPAWMISGQEDLSYKTHCYRLFAPLWPSCLGITDNCQYTTVNDLFESGSPKSGKCRHRHDFMQQLRYCPAACVRPVDLPLIPGVTDNTPDASRENQTYERSFRHTLRHRLDLESVYKHIFPGSGSSEVTSLHSEMGATVDYIFFSPRRISSSDQRAGGDCVSTGLKLISSLSLLSEDVLWSMKGLPNHMFPSDHLCLLAKFQLELDAA is encoded by the exons ATGCGCCAACACCAGCGCACCATCATGATTGGCAGCCTGCTCTTTTACGCTCTCTACCCTCTGTCGCGGTACCTGACCGCCCGTGGACGCTCAG AGGCCTTAAAGAAAGTTCTCCCTCCTGCAGTGGTTAATGGCACTGCAGTGTGGGATGGTGGTTCTGTCACACCCAGGAGGTTCACCCAGTCTCAGACAACCCTGCTGGACCAGTGGCTCAGCCCAAGCAGTGCGACGAAGGGAGAAACGAAagaaaggatgaaagagcagagctcagaaaaaaaaaatgatgcgGAAATCCAACCAGAAAAAGAACAGCCGGTGGCCGTCCTGCGTGAAGAAACTGAGGCTGTAAAGAAAAGTGAGAGCCAACAAGACAAAATGAAAGTTCCCAAGCCAGAGGAGAACCATGAGGAGTTGTTTAGGAAGCCAAACACAGACGATGCCACTATTTCTCCAGCTGAGGAAATCAGCCCAGTGCAAGGTCTTGGTGAAAAGTTAAAGTGCCTGCAAACAGATGACGGCACAGAGGAGAGTGCCTGTCCAGTGCAGGAACAAATCCAGATATACACCATTAAGGAGTCCGTTATCCCATCTGCACACATCATGCAAGAAACCACCTGTCCAGCACAGAGTCTTCCAAGCATGGACGAATCAACTGCCAATCAAATGACAGAGTGCTGGGATGAATACTGCATGGCTCCCACTGCTGAAGAAATGCGTGCTGCAACATGTAGTTCTAATTTGATATTTGCCTCTCCGCTGTTTAACGCTCAAACCCACCTTAAATTCAGCGAACGTCACAATGAACCAACTGGCTGGCACTTCCCCGTAGGACCCGGCTTGGCAGAAGTTGTCGAGTGTCCACTGTGGCAATTTCCTGCTGGGAGCTATTACCCTCCAATAGAGACAACAGTGCCATTTGAAG TAATGTGGAGAGTATGGCAGGAGATGGATGAGAGTGAGCCGGCAGCAGAGCCCACCCTGATCCCCTTCCCATCCACAAAGGCCTCGGTGGACTTCACTGTCATGTCCTACAACATCCTCGCTCAGGATTTACTGGAGGCCCACGAGGAGCTGTACGTACACTGTCCTCTAGAGGTGCTGGACTGGAACTACCGCTGCAACCTAGTCCTGGAGGAAATCATGAAATGGGCACCAGAT ATACTGTGTCTCCAAGAAGTTCAGGAAAACCACTACCATGAACAGCTGCATCCAAGCCTGTGTGAGATGG GCTACACTTGTGTGTACAAGCGGCGTACAGGAACCAAGACCGACGGCTGTGCTATTTGCTATCGAAGCAGTTGCTTCTCTGAGGTATCGGTGACCTATCTGGAGTTCTACAGGCCGGACACAGAAGTGCTCAACCGGCACAATGTGGGCATTGTTTTGCTGCTTCGGCTATTGGTCACCCAGGGCTCTGAGACCAAGGCGAAGGGCCCACTCCACTGCGTGGCCAACACCCACCTGCTCTTCAACCCGAAGAGAGGTGACTTGAAGCTGGCTCAGTTGGCCATAATGCTGGCAGAGATCGACAGGGTGGTGAAGTCCTGTAAGGCCAAAGGTGAACAGTGTAACGTTGTATTGTGTGGAGACTTCAACTCAGTGCCACAGATGCCTCTTTACCAACTCATCACTACCGGCGAGCTCTACTACCAGGGTCTACCCGCATGGATG ATTTCAGGTCAAGAGGACCTGTCCTACAAAACTCATTGTTACAGATTGTTTGCTCCCCTTTGGCCAAGCTGTCTGGGAATCACCGACAACTGCCAGTACACAACCGTCAACGACCTGTTTGAGAGCGGGAGTCCGAAATCAG GGAAATGTCGTCACCGTCACGACTTCATGCAACAGCTGCGTTATTGTCCAGCTGCATGCGTCCGTCCTGTGGACCTGCCGCTGATCCCAGGCGTGACTGACAACACACCAG ATGCTTCAAGGGAAAATCAGACGTACGAGAGAAG TTTCAGACACACCCTCAGACATCGGTTAGACCTGGAGTCGGTctataaacacattttcccaGGCTCTGGCTCCTCAGAAGTCACAAGCCTGCACTCTGAGATGGGAGCCACTGTCGACTACATCTTCTTCTCCCCAAGAcgcatctcctcctctgaccaAAGAG ctGGAGGCGACTGTGTGAGTACAGGTCTGAAGTTGAtaagcagcctctctctcttatcAGAGGACGTCTTGTGGTCCATGAAGGGACTCCCCAATCACATGTTCCCCTCTGACCATCTGTGCCTTTTGGCAAAATTCCAGCTGGAACTCGAtgctgcatga
- the LOC133962450 gene encoding leucine-rich repeat-containing protein 74A: MSTLSFESLCLRDDDCPSPDQPRGEEDESDSDLESDEIEESNKETSVAEVYLQACKLVGVVPVSYFLRNLDSSTMTLTYHGLGPLGSKAIAIALVTDMHINTLELANNHIQAEGAKYIVEMLRANFTIQHLDLSNNSLKSAGAEHVAKMLLDNISLKSMKLSGNTFTDDDAKYFADSFSINSRIKELDLSHNAFCGKGGEHLGQMLANNEGLEVLDLSWNHLRMKGAVALSAGLKVNMMLKHLDLSWNGFGNEGALAMGEALKFNSTLVHLNLGNNRLTNEGVGMLCRGLEFNDTLRVLLLAYNSITVEGALALVNVVKNTPRTALEEINLSNVLVNESFVHLLEVTCQEHPGLDVQYGGVGGFIAKKPPKRVDPMKIIQDYLDQRKLRLWDFFRKIDKDGTMRVPVTDFRKAVQQSSIPLDRYQIEELIQRLDRDRTGMVDYRGLADTRKQMMRDHRRQLRKVESRQKKEKQKSDRILKTFQKAVEAVTPHGSIVMSPGAAKEDSGGPQHFSATPLSSWHHIVMSNSSRYSVTHLSNEHVHLPRLGGSPSFRPTTSLAMRSYSQPNLLDDSPRFTPGKSISAQGIRSDPEMSRSKLSPTANPLTRSRPALNAKKPEGKAKTKKVRKKKTKKQEEKGSTNPNQNVK; this comes from the exons ATGTCAACATTATCTTTCGAGTCCCTCTGCTTAAGAGATGATGATTGTCCATCTCCAGATCAgcccagaggagaggaggacgagtcTGACTCCGACTTGGAGTCTGATG AAATTGAGGAGAGCAACAAGGAGACATCTGTAGCTGAAGTGTACCTGCAGGCCTGCAAGCTCGTTGGTGTGGTGCCGGTCTCCTACTTCTTACGAAACCTTGACTCTTCCACCATGACCCTCACCTACCATGGGCTGGGACCTCTGGGAAGCAAGGCAATTGCTATTGCTTTGGTG ACCGACATGCACATCAACACTCTGGAACTGGCAAACAATCACATCCAAGCTGAAGGAGCCAAATACATTGTGGAAATGCTGAGGGCCAATTTCACCATCCAGCATCTG GATTTGTCCAACAACTCTCTGAAGTCTGCAGGAGCCGAGCATGTGGCTAAAATGTTGCTGGACAATATTTCACTAAAATCTATGAAGCTTTCAG GTAATACATTTACTGATGATGATGCTAAATACTTTGCAGATTCTTTCTCG ATTAATTCCAGAATTAAGGAACTCGACCTGAGCCATAATGCATTTTGTGGAAAAGGAGGTGAACATCTAGGACAGATGTTAG CAAACAATGAAGGTCTGGAGGTGCTGGACCTCAGCTGGAATCATCTGAGAATGAAAGGAGCTGTAGCTTTATCTGCAGGACTCAAA GTAAATATGATGTTAAAACACCTTGACTTATCATGGAATGGTTTTGGAAATGAAGGCGCCCTGGCCATGGGAGAGGCCCTAAAATTCAACAGCACCCTGGTTCACCTCAACCTTGGCAACAACCGGCTCACCAACGAGGGCGTCGGCATGCTGTGCAGAGGCCTGGAGTTCAATGACACACTCCGAGTCCTGCTG CTGGCGTACAACTCTATAACGGTAGAGGGAGCACTGGCCTTGGTTAATGTGGTGAAGAACACACCTAGAACTGCCCTGGAGGAGATAAACCTGAGT AACGTGCTGGTGAATGAGAGCTTTGTGCATCTGTTGGAGGTGACGTGTCAGGAGCATCCGGGTCTGGATGTACAgtatggaggggtgggggggttcatCGCCAAGAAGCCGCCGAAACGGGTCGATCCAATGAAGATCATCCAG GATTATCTGGACCAACGCAAACTGCGTCTGTGGGATTTCTTCAGGAAAATAGACAAAGACGGCACCATGCGTGTCCCTGTCACCGACTTCAGGAAGGCCGTGCAG CAATCAAGCATACCTCTGGATCGATACCAGATTGAGGAGCTGATTCAGAGACTTGATCGTGACAGGACAGGGATGGTGGACTACAG gGGATTGGCAGATACCAGGAAACAGATGATGAGGGATCACCGCCGCCAGCTGAGGAAGGTTGAGTCCcggcagaagaaagaaaagcagaaaagcgACCGCATCCTCAAGACCTTCCAGAAGGCTGTGGAGGCGGTGACGCCCCATGGCTCCATAGTCATGTCTCCAGGTGCTGCCAAGGAGGACTCAGGGGGCCCGCAGCACTTCTCTGCCACCCCCCTCAGCTCCTGGCACCACATTGTCATGTCTAACAGCAGTCGCTACTCTGTCACCCACCTGAGCAACGAGCATGTCCACCTGCCCAGGCTAGGGGGCAGTCCGTCATTCCGTCCAACCACTTCTCTGGCGATGCGCTCCTACTCCCAGCCCAACCTGCTGGATGACTCCCCACGCTTCACCCCAGGCAAGTCCATCTCAGCTCAGGGGATACGCTCTGATCCAGAGATGAGCCGCAGCAAGCTGAGCCCCACCGCCAACCCCCTGACCAGATCCAGGCCGGCTCTCAACGCCAAGAAGCCAGAGGGTAAAGCTAAAACCAAGAaagtgaggaagaagaaaacGAAGAAGCAAGAGGAGAAGGGCTCAACGAATCCTAATCAAAATGTGAAGTGA
- the olfm4.1 gene encoding olfactomedin-4: MIGTLCIFSLLSSTAAWGPVGRWREGRVRNVTGGGSGDRCTCDAFLPSSIFPIRDLVVVEQTAVEISHKVELEMGKLEDYETKLTAYAVRIIQLTVKVEKMEKNPDGYNDAAMEEVKVEIKQVEALVKELQLSIASSTLIFKSLHVQITAMVETLDRMEKTYDKNAVLVTRREYIKVQLELEECERRHQELFNPNIGSCAHSGIIRVSKPIVSQLNAHLSSGYKFGGWGKDSKPVPDRESMYWYSGYTSGSIVDIRFYTNYKNLILRNNFQHHNLQSGWTGTGNNYIIRDNTLYYQINSPFGVAKLNFTTMKYESRVIAKASTRFSYTDMPNQNFDFAADETGLWVTYATEESSGRMVIAKINEPSFGVEEEWQTSVYKPGVSNAFMVCGVLYAVRTVDIKTEEIFYKYDTRTKQESHISVLFEKFQDKFSNLDFNPADQRLYMYNDGYYVSYHLWFNHTTTATAQPQLVLTS, translated from the exons ATGATCGGCACTCTTTGTATATTTTCGCTTCTGAGCTCCACAGCGGCCTGGGGG cctGTTGGGCGATGGAGGGAAGGGCGAGTGAGAAATGTGACAGGAGGTGGAAGCGGGGACAGATGTACCTGTGATGCCTTCCTGCCCAGTTCAATCTTCCCCATCAGAGACCTGGTGGTGGTAGAGCAGACAGCTGTGGAGATCTCCCACAAAGTGGAACTGGAGATGGGCAAG CTGGAAGACTATGAGACCAAGTTGACTGCATATGCAGTAAGAATAATCCAGCTGACAGTGAAGGttgagaagatggagaagaaccCAGACGGCTACAATGACGCAgccatggaggaggtgaaggtggagaTCAAACAAGTGGAGGCTTTAGTTAAAGAGCTGCAGCTTTCCATCGCGAGCTCCACCCTCATCTTCAAGTCTCTGCACGTGCAG ATCACAGCCATGGTGGAGACCCTGGACAGGATGGAGAAGACCTACGACAAGAACGCGGTTCTGGTGACCCGCCGGGAATACATCAAGGTGCAGCTGGAACTGGAGGAGTGCGAGAGACGCCACCAGGAGCTCTTCAACCCCAACATTG GTTCCTGTGCCCACAGCGGCATCATCAGGGTCAGCAAGCCCATTGTGAGCCAGCTGAACGCCCATCTAAGCTCTGGCTACAAATTCGGAGGCTGGGGGAAGGATTCCAAGCCTGTTCCCGACAGAGAGTCTATGTACTGGTACTCTGGCTACACTAGTGGCTCCATTGTTGACATCAGGTTTTACACCAACTACAAGAATCTAATTTTAAGAAACAACTTCCAGCATCACAATTTACAGAGCGGCTGGACGGGCACAGGGAACAATTACATCATCCGTGACAACACCTTGTATTATCAGATTAACAGTCCATTCGGGGTGGCCAAACTGAATTTCACCACCATGAAATATGAGTCAAGGGTGATTGCTAAAGCCAGCACCAGATTCTCCTACACCGACATGCCCAACCAAAACTTTGACTTTGCTGCCGACGAGACCGGCCTGTGGGTGACCTACGCCACGGAGGAGTCCAGCGGGCGCATGGTCATCGCTAAGATAAACGAGCCCTCTTTTGGGGTTGAGGAGGAATGGCAGACTAGCGTCTACAAACCAGGGGTGAGCAACGCCTTTATGGTGTGTGGGGTTCTGTATGCGGTCAGGACTGTAGATATCAAGACAGAAGAAATCTTTTATAAGTACGACACCCGCACCAAACAGGAGAGTCACATTAGTGTCCTGTTTGAGAAGTTCCAGGATAAGTTCTCTAACTTGGACTTCAACCCTGCAGACCAGAGGCTCTACATGTACAACGACGGCTACTACGTCAGCTATCACCTGTGGTTTAACCACACAACTACAGCCACTGCTCAGCCTCAATTGGTCCTCACCTCCTGA
- the olfm4.2 gene encoding olfactomedin-4 has translation MMLPILLLVLPVLSPALAWIPVEDWESGNVTASVGDSGQCVCLVYLPDTTFPADRVQHMQQVSKDLILEVELQMDKMVSYQGKLEIYLKELTELTVRVAMLQSSADNYIKLDFELLRIELREFDALVSQLRDSLNSSSPLFDSLYTEIHNMTLIVNQLESYDKNNLNVIRFEFAKLQKKLEECQKEQDSFKPDIGNCNHTGIMSISKPMVVQVNAHLNGGYQYGGWGKDSKPVRGYESMYFYGAYSTPHVYDFYLYADYEKLILRSEFKRHHLPDGWEGTGNNYIVHGNTIYYQHNTPFGMTKLNLTSSKYDSRVIPAASQRFSYRYADNQNLDFAADENGLWVMYASEESMGKIVLAKLDEKSFGIADEWNTVAFKELAGNAFMACGVMYATRSVDLNTEEIFYAFDTKTREEKQLNIRFQKFQEKYTNLDYNPTEQKLYMYNNGYYVSYNVKFNRE, from the exons ATGATGCTGCCAATTCTGCTGCTAGTCCTTCCAGTCCTCAGTCCTGCTTTAGCCTGGATT CCAGTGGAGGACTGGGAGTCTGGCAATGTGACCGCATCAGTGGGTGACTCAGGTCAGTGCGTTTGTCTCGTGTATTTGCCCGACACCACCTTCCCTGCCGACCGGGTGCAACACATGCAACAAGTCAGCAAAGATCTGATCCTGGAAGTGGAACTCCAAATGGACAAG ATGGTGAGCTATCAAGGAAAACTGGAGATCTACCTGAAAGAACTGACGGAGCTGACAGTCCGAGTGGCCATGCTGCAGAGCAGTGCCGACAACTACATCAAACTGGACTTTGAGCTGCTCAGGATCGAGCTCCGAGAGTTTGACGCTCTGGTGTCGCAGCTCAGAGACTCCCTCAACTCCTCCTCGCCTCTATTCGACAGCCTGTACACTGAG ATTCATAACATGACGCTCATTGTAAACCAACTGGAGAGCTACGACAAGAACAACCTGAACGTGATCCGCTTCGAGTTCGCCAAGctgcagaagaagctggaggagtgCCAGAAGGAGCAGGACTCCTTCAAGCCAGATATTG GCAACTGCAACCACACAGGAATCATGAGCATCAGCAAACCCATGGTGGTTCAAGTGAACGCTCATTTGAATGGAGGCTACCAATATGGGGGCTGGGGTAAAGACTCCAAACCTGTCCGAGGCTACGAGTCAATGTACTTCTACGGTGCATACAGCACCCCCCATGTGTACGACTTCTATTTGTACGCCGACTATGAGAAGCTGATTCTGAGGTCTGAATTCAAACGCCATCACCTACCAGACGGCTGGGAAGGTACCGGTAACAATTACATTGTTCACGGGAACACCATATACTACCAGCACAACACGCCTTTCGGTATGACCAAGCTGAATCTGACCAGCTCCAAATACGACTCCCGAGTGATCCCAGCTGCCAGTCAGAGGTTCTCGTACAGATATGCAGATAACCAGAACCTAGACTTTGCAGCGGATGAAAATGGCTTGTGGGTAATGTATGCCTCAGAGGAGAGCATGGGTAAGATTGTCCTCGCCAAGCTAGATGAGAAATCGTTCGGCATTGCGGACGAGTGGAACACCGTTGCGTTCAAGGAGCTGGCTGGCAACGCTTTCATGGCGTGTGGAGTCATGTACGCCACCAGGTCGGTTGATCTGAACACAGAGGAGATCTTTTATGCGTTCGACACCAAGAccagggaggagaagcagctcaACATCCGCTTCCAGAAGTTTCAGGAGAAATACACCAACCTGGACTACAACCCTACTGAGCAGAAGCTCTACATGTACAACAACGGCTACTACGTGTCCTACAATGTGAAGTTTAACAGAGAATGA
- the LOC133962355 gene encoding olfactomedin-4-like, with the protein MTTLNVLLLFPMMAPALGWLPVEDWESGNVTTSGGALECVCSVFLPDSIFPADRVQHMQQVTTDLRLEVEIQMNKLVHYGGKLDAFMAELTELTVRVAMLQSSADNYVKLDFEMLRIELREFEALVSQLRDSLNSSSPLFDSLYTEIRNMTLIVNQLETYDKSNLDVIRIEFARLQRKLEECQKEAEIFKPDVGNCNHTGIMSFSKPTVIQVNAHLNPGYQYGGWGKDSKPVRGFESMYWYGAYSRPNVYEFYLYSSYDKLIQRSSFTHHGLPQGYEGTGNNYVVHGNTIYYQAANPFRMSKLNLTSSVYSHRQMSKASERFTYTYAPNQYLDFSADEKGLWVIYATEEGKGKISIAKIDEKSFGIEDEWNTNSYKPRVGNAFMVCGVMYATRPKDLNTEEIYYAYDTKTKEEKYMSIPLQKFQEKIVNLHYNPTDQRLYMYNNGYYVSYNVRFNKE; encoded by the exons ATGACGACTCTGAATGTGCTGCTCCTCTTTCCCATGATGGCTCCTGCACTGGGTTGGCTC CCGGTGGAGGACTGGGAGTCAGGGAATGTAACCACATCGGGTGGAGCTCTGGAGTGTGTTTGCAGCGTGTTCCTGCCCGACAGCATCTTCCCTGCCGACCGAGTGCAACACATGCAGCAAGTGACCACAGATCTGAGGCTGGAGGTGGAAATCCAGATGAACAAG cttgtCCACTATGGAGGCAAACTGGATGCGTTCATGGCAGAACTGACGGAGCTGACAGTCAGAGTGGCCATGCTGCAGAGCAGCGCCGACAACTACGTCAAACTGGACTTTGAGATGCTCAGGATCGAGCTCCGAGAGTTCGAGGCTCTGGTGTCGCAGCTCAGAGACTCCCTCAACTCCTCCTCGCCCCTGTTCGACAGCCTGTACACTGAG ATTCGTAACATGACGCTCATCGTAAACCAACTGGAGACTTACGACAAGAGCAACCTGGACGTGATCCGCATCGAGTTCGccaggctgcagaggaaactggAGGAGTGCCAGAAGGAGGCGGAGATCTTCAAGCCAGATGTTG GAAACTGCAACCACACAGGAATCATGAGCTTCAGCAAGCCGACCGTCATCCAAGTGAACGCTCATTTGAACCCAGGTTATCAATATGGCGGCTGGGGAAAAGACTCCAAGCCTGTCCGAGGCTTCGAGTCGATGTACTGGTACGGTGCGTACAGCAGGCCCAACGTGTACGAGTTCTACCTTTACTCTAGTTATGACAAACTCATCCAGAGGTCGTCCTTCACACACCACGGCCTGCCACAGGGCTACGAAGGCACCGGTAATAATTATGTAGTTCATGGCAACACCATTTATTACCAGGCTGCTAATCCATTCAGAATGTCCAAGTTGAATCTGACCTCGTCCGTTTACAGTCACAGACAAATGTCAAAAGCGAGTGAGAGATTCACCTACACCTATGCGCCAAACCAGTACCTTGACTTTTCAGCTGACGAGAaaggattgtgggtaatttatGCCACAGAGGAGGGCAAGGGTAAAATCTCGATCGCTAAAATAGATGAGAAATCGTTTGGGATTGAGGACGAGTGGAACACTAATTCGTACAAACCTCGAGTTGGGAATGCTTTCATGGTTTGTGGGGTCATGTATGCGACCAGGCCCAAAGATCTGAACACAGAGGAGATCTACTACGCCTACGATACCAAGACTAAGGAGGAGAAATACATGAGCATCCCCCTCCAGAAATTCCAGGAGAAGATTGTCAACCTGCACTACAACCCCACTGATCAGAGGCTCTACATGTACAACAATGGCTACTACGTGTCCTATAACGTGAGGTTTAACAAAGAATGA
- the rps6kl1 gene encoding ribosomal protein S6 kinase delta-1: MAKRDYLVEAAKQIRMALDSEVNEDYEAAFSYYKNGVDLLLNGVQLDPNKERREAVKRKTTQYLKRAEEIFITHLQDNLGKGSSHLGGYSSLRFRPIRHLSSPVEDLEMCKVVGVSDKVLIVQSMVNKETFVVKSLVKSSWESRDQSTIIPQGVPYMVKLLRYYVSEDAVYLHLEHVKGGRIFSKLHKLRNEKAKEHPHCFTSGQPSIKLKTNYTSPTISTDYQHNAKGGTGGILEKLTDESPDTDFPTSWDETQQRVESCGTHSYIEETGCLQNTRSAASFYSKLDRLTLQPGSPRTQVNTSIHPPAPSLCLHCGETQETPALPLSCSRVSQALDVMSELHQQKAAMGLTECSSEFEVAWKAADPAHICEKVNPYAVSEGVVGSTLGQTAPQTNKTSFIKAGNREYNGLSSSPAILHLPLHCQTQVRGRASWDTNGSNQGSVLSASSADIVTDSNQDSSSPTTEERNGMVVIRSTDRAVFSDHTDTNITSENSRPGSASLYQCTSGKQGTQSKAPWALSGGKHRGEACPSEVREGVEEAYELSPREKVAPAKDGSFMGWFSSGAQRGEDYKDAFLNSGESEEPGEDQIIEVDGWCHLPRFPVKSSRRTGQMQTCWGLPEAEVRVWGAQILLALESLHQQGVLCRDLNPRNVLLTSNGKVCLTFFGQWSEVQTEISSTAMEKMYCAPEIGGVSRVTEACDWWSLGALLFELLTGMPLWQLHPAGIHSHTQLLIPDHLSAAAASLLTELLQFDAGYRLGSGGGGVSDIKCHPFFSGVSWKALSC, translated from the exons ATGGCAAAGAGAGACTACCTGGTGGAGGCGGCCAAACAGATCCGCATGGCATTGGACAGCGAGGTTAATGAGGACTACGAGGCAGCGTTCAGTTACTATAAGAACGGGGTGGACTTACTGCTGAATGGAGTTCAGT TGGACCCGAACAAAGAGCGGCGGGAAGCTGTGAAGAGGAAGACAACCCAGTATCTGAAGCGAGCTGAGGAAATCTTCATTACACATCTCCAGGACAACCTTGGGAAGGGAAGCTCTCATTTAGGG GGTTACAGCAGTCTGAGATTCCGTCCAATCAGACACTTGAGTTCGCCCGTGGAGGATCTGGAGATGTGTAAGGTGGTCGGGGTGAGCGATAAG GTCCTGATCGTCCAAAGTATGGTCAACAAGGAGACATTTGTTGTAAAG AGTCTGGTCAAGTCGAGCTGGGAGAGCAGGGATCAGTCCACCATCATTCCTCAGGGGGTGCCATACATGGTTAAGTTGCTGAGGTATTACGTCAGTGAGGACGCTGTGTACCTGCATCTGGAGCATGTCAAAG GTGGGAGGATCTTCTCCAAACTGCACAAACTGAGGAATGAGAAAGCCAAGGAACACCCACACTGCTTCACGTCTGGCCAGCCCAGCATCAAGCTGAAGACCAACTACACCTCTCCCACCATCAGCACAGACTACCAGCACAACGCCAAAGGTGGCACGGGGGGGATTCTAGAGAAATTAACTGATGAGAGCCCAGACACAGACTTCCCCACGTCGTGGGACGAGACCCAGCAGCGGGTGGAGAGCTGCGGTACTCACTCCTACATCGAGGAGACGGGTTGTCTGCAGAATACACGCTCGGCAGCATCGTTTTACAGCAAGCTGGATCGATTGACTCTGCAGCCCGGCTCTCCGAGGACGCAGGTCAAcacttccatccatccacctgCCCCTagtttgtgtttgcactgtgGCGAAACTCAGGAAACGcccgctcttcctctctcttgctCCCGCGTCAGCCAAGCTCTGGACGTCATGTCAGAGCTCCACCAACAGAAAGCCGCGATGGGCCTGACAGAGTGCAGTTCGGAGTTCGAGGTGGCTTGGAAAGCTGCGGACCCGGCGCACATCTGCGAGAAAGTCAACCCCTATGCAGTGAGCGAGGGTGTCGTAGGGAGCACACTGGGACAAACCGCACCTCAGACAAACAAGACCTCATTTATAAAAGCAGGAAATCGCGAATACAACGGATTGAGTTCTTCTCCTGCCATTTTGCATCTCCCTCTCCATTGCCAGACCCAGGTTCGAGGCAGGGCATCATGGGATACCAATGGCTCCAACCAGGGTTCAGTTTTAAGTGCTAGCTCCGCAGACATAGTAACAGACTCGAATCAGGACAGCAGCAGCCccaccacagaggagagaaacggTATGGTGGTCATCAGGAGCACGGACAGAGCAGTGTTTTctgaccacacagacacaaacattacCTCAGAAAACTCCCGGCCTGGTTCTGCCTCGCTCTACCAATGCACGTCAGGGAAACAGGGGACGCAGTCAAAGGCCCCTTGGGCCCTCTCAGGGGGGAAACACAGAGGGGAAGCATGTCCCAGTGAGGTAAGAGAGGGAGTAGAGGAGGCATACGAATTGAGTCCCAGAGAGAAGGTGGCACCTGCAAAGGATGGATCATTTATGGGCTGGTTCTCCTCTGGAGCCCAGAGGGGGGAGGACTATAAGGATGCCTTCCTCAACTCAGGGGAATCGGAGGAGCCGGGGGAGGACCAGATCATCGAGGTGGACGGCTGGTGCCACCTGCCTCGCTTCCCTGTCAAGTCCTCCCGGCGCACAGGCCAGATGCAGACCTGCTGGGGGCTTCCCGAGGCGGAGGTGCGTGTGTGGGGGGCACAGATCCTGTTGGCCCTGGAGAGTCTGCATCAGCAGGGCGTCCTGTGTCGGGACCTCAACCCTAGAAATGTTCTGCTCACCAGCAACG GAAAGGTGTGTTTGACGTTTTTCGGCCAGTGGAGTGAAGTTCAGACCGAGATTAGCTCCACAGCCATGGAAAAGATGTACTGTGCTCCAG AGATCGGTGGAGTGTCCAGGGTAACGGAGGCTTGTGACTGGTGGAGTCTTGGGGCCTTGTTGTTTGAACTTCTGACAGGAATG CCACTGTGGCAGCTCCACCCGGCAGGAATCCATTCTCACACCCAGCTGCTGATCCCCGACCACCTGAGCGCTGCAGCTGCATCTCTGCTCACCGAG CTGCTTCAGTTCGATGCCGGCTATCGCCTGGGttctggaggtggaggtgtgagTGACATTAAGTGCCATCCCTTCTTCAGTGGTGTCTCGTGGAAAGCTCTGAGCTGCTAG